In the genome of Segatella copri, one region contains:
- a CDS encoding relaxase/mobilization nuclease domain-containing protein, giving the protein MIGKLKKGSSFGGCIRYVTGKDEAKIIASDGVLLGTNAEITQSFELQRQLNPRIKKPVGHIALSFKPEDKPRLTDEFMAKIALEYMQMLGITDTQFIIVRHHNTDNPHCHIVYNRINNDGKLISDRNDYRRNEQVTKALKSKYGFTYGTDKSNTNTRKLRNAERAKYEIHNAVKSALRMADSWDEFKSELAKRGVHLEFVYKDKERTKVQGIRFCKDGYSFKGTQISRDYSFGKLNARLEGTENLLSARAKSAQQYEQGNHKNNQEPSISESSQDPWDGISSIGLFAPANAQTFESFPEDESAKKKKKKRRNGFSL; this is encoded by the coding sequence ATGATAGGCAAGCTTAAGAAAGGCAGCTCATTTGGTGGTTGCATCCGCTATGTTACAGGCAAGGATGAGGCGAAAATCATCGCCTCGGATGGTGTGTTACTCGGCACGAATGCCGAGATAACGCAAAGTTTCGAGCTACAAAGGCAGCTAAACCCAAGGATTAAGAAGCCTGTGGGGCACATAGCTTTGAGCTTCAAGCCCGAGGATAAGCCACGTTTGACGGATGAGTTCATGGCTAAGATAGCCCTTGAATACATGCAGATGTTGGGCATCACCGATACCCAATTCATAATCGTGAGGCATCACAACACCGACAATCCACATTGTCATATCGTGTACAACCGCATCAATAACGATGGCAAGCTCATATCAGACAGGAATGATTACAGGCGTAATGAGCAAGTGACCAAGGCTCTTAAATCCAAGTATGGATTTACCTACGGAACGGACAAGAGCAATACTAATACTCGTAAGTTACGCAATGCTGAGCGAGCCAAATATGAGATTCACAATGCTGTAAAGAGCGCATTGAGAATGGCAGATAGTTGGGACGAGTTCAAAAGTGAACTTGCAAAGCGAGGTGTTCACTTAGAGTTTGTCTATAAGGATAAGGAGCGAACCAAGGTTCAAGGCATCCGTTTCTGCAAGGATGGATATAGCTTCAAGGGTACGCAGATTAGCCGAGACTATAGCTTTGGCAAACTGAATGCGAGATTAGAGGGAACGGAGAACCTTTTATCAGCAAGAGCCAAATCTGCTCAGCAATACGAGCAGGGCAATCACAAGAACAACCAGGAGCCATCTATATCGGAGAGCAGTCAAGACCCTTGGGACGGTATTTCTTCCATTGGACTTTTTGCTCCTGCCAACGCTCAGACCTTTGAGTCTTTCCCAGAGGATGAATCAGCCAAGAAGAAAAAGAAGAAACGCAGAAATGGCTTTAGCCTTTGA